The Ananas comosus cultivar F153 linkage group 7, ASM154086v1, whole genome shotgun sequence genome has a window encoding:
- the LOC109713387 gene encoding putative invertase inhibitor produces MKNLFSLYVPLSLILILLVSLPLRRATPTFRQTCATPASVEEACKSAADKHSAVSLQHCISALGSDPRSHSADLHGLAAVAVKLAIDHATSTESKIDDLIDLEPTPSVKERLSSCLEVYSDAVDSLRNALDNLNARLYDKATNLLTSSLTAAESCEKVLEGAKGLSSVVADDRDYGKLASIALGITASVE; encoded by the coding sequence atgaagaatctcttctctctctacgtccctctctctctcatcctcatcctcctcgTCTCGCTCCCGCTCCGGCGCGCCACTCCGACGTTCCGCCAGACCTGCGCGACACCCGCCAGCGTCGAGGAGGCCTGCAAGTCGGCCGCAGACAAGCACTCGGCAGTCTCCCTCCAGCACTGCATCTCCGCGCTCGGCTCCGACCCCCGCAGCCACTCCGCCGACCTCCACGGCCTCGCGGCCGTGGCGGTCAAGCTCGCCATCGACCACGCGACGAGCACCGAGTCGAAGATCGACGACCTGATCGACCTGGAGCCGACCCCCTCCGTAAAGGAGAGGCTCAGCTCCTGCCTGGAGGTCTACTCCGACGCCGTCGACAGCCTCCGCAACGCGCTCGACAACCTGAATGCCAGGCTCTACGACAAGGCCACGAATCTGCTCACCTCTTCGCTCACGGCCGCGGAGAGCTGCGAGAAGGTGCTGGAGGGGGCGAAGGGGCTGTCGTCGGTGGTGGCCGACGACCGGGACTACGGGAAGCTCGCGTCGATCGCGCTCGGGATCACGGCGTCGGTGGAGTGA
- the LOC109713341 gene encoding protein TRIGALACTOSYLDIACYLGLYCEROL 4, chloroplastic, with amino-acid sequence MGSLRTAMDADFYDLDVASPQTLEGSARFVPGEPAPPGLARSSRTVRAQQLSFLRNAFPLGVVPSLAPPTTASHNELGSLALHSLLLGPSAFNWWTALVGQFRPRKLISSIKKEVTIGDELELPSFKDVAKHFLDKSLYAVGLFSQLALTPDTSLLFNVEKHGEKKRRRSKVMLLHKLPNHDVTVEAVTPELFLDSEGTYWEVPTSLSLNISSLISDSGFRYRFGLQKNEGQPEALNSPSQDVPLSLLPGICAKAAFSIERSRDIWREKEKKKVRGRMMEKEPGWVSSYDVRLSEPHAAISGIVGGTCTAWFGGNGNSDPSLPTQSGEVESDRRITTSTKKRNPFSADLFGSLCYTIQRGKFKNDFNDLTRIDARLDISSASAFIRDAAHLISDITRGRVVREVDPLASPRLHVVLQQQVAGPIVFRVDSRIAATSPSGRHAPCVEDVICGLSYSFRMLQSGKILAWFSPKRKEAMIELRLFEF; translated from the exons ATGGGGAGCCTTCGCACGGCGATGGACGCCGACTTCTACGACCTGGACGTGGCGTCGCCGCAAACCCTAGAGGGCTCGGCCCGGTTCGTCCCGGGCGAACCGGCCCCGCCCGGCCTGGCCCGGTCGAGCCGGACCGTGCGGGCGCAGCAGCTCTCCTTCCTCCGCAACGCGTTCCCCCTCGGCGTCGTCCCCTCCCTCGCCCCCCCCACCACCGCCTCCCACAACGAGCTCGGATCCCTCGCCCTCCACTCCCTCTTGCTCGGCCCCTCCGCCTTCAACTG GTGGACTGCATTAGTAGGGCAATTTCGGCCGAGAAAATTGATATCTAGTATCAAGAAAGAAGTGACGATAGGTGACGAGCTCGAACTACCATCGTTCAAAGATGTCGCGAAGCACTTCCTGGATAAGTCGCTCTATGCGGTCGGTTTGTTCTCGCAACTCGCTCTCACGCCCGATACGTCCTTGCTTTTTAATGTGGAAAAGCACGGTGAGAAGAAGAGGCGGCGGTCGAAAGTAATGCTCCTTCATAAG CTTCCTAATCATGATGTCACAGTAGAAGCAGTAACGCCGGAGCTATTCCTGGACAGTGAAGGGACTTATTGGGAAGTTCCAACATCATTATCACTAAACATATCGTCTCTGATATCTGATTCCGGATTCAGATACCGTTTTGGCTTACAAAAGAATGAGGGGCAACCGGAAGCTCTTAATTCGCCTTCCCAAGATGTACCCTTATCTCTGTTGCCCGGAATTTGTGCTAAAGCCGCCTTTTCCATTGAGAGGAGCAGAGACATTTGgcgagaaaaggagaaaaagaaagttaGAGGGAGAATGATGGAGAAGGAACCTGGTTGGGTGTCTTCATATGACGTACGACTTAGCGAACCTCATGCAGCAATATCGGGAATTGTCG GTGGCACGTGTACGGCATGGTTCGGAGGAAATGGGAACTCAGATCCTAGTTTGCCAACTCAATCGGGAGAAGTTGAATCCGATCGCCGTATAACTACCAGTACTAAAAAGAGGAACCCATTTAGTGCTGATTTATTCGGTTCTTTATGCTACACAATTCAGCGCGGAAAATTCAAGAATGATTTCAATGACCTCACGCGAATTGATGCTCGCTTGGACATTTCTTCAGCTTCGGCATTCATCAGGGACGCCGCTCATCTAATATCTGATATTACCAGGGGCCGGGTTGTACGAGAAGTGGATCCTCTTGCTTCCCCAAGGCTTCATGTTGTTCTTCAGCAACAG GTGGCGGGGCCTATCGTCTTTCGGGTGGATTCGAGGATTGCAGCAACTTCCCCTTCTGGGAGGCATGCTCCGTGCGTTGAAGATGTAATCTGCGGCTTGAGCTACTCTTTTAGGATGCTGCAATCTGGGAAGATCTTAGCTTGGTTTTCGCCCAAGAGGAAAGAGGCGATGATCGAGCTCCGGCTCTTCGAGTTCTAA
- the LOC109712314 gene encoding uncharacterized protein LOC109712314, with protein sequence MRFLRRIAGIFGLGRDDAAHNEGSDGAGEGGGDDRAAEGAARRRGFSVQVPVAVDRSAAAGGGGPVLVPSDLGDGGVQGFKWYTRRLRIDEDGDVADEFLDEILPEISSDSSRTQIAAAPKFQVKYNTRPIALAVRKQTVAPNGNIYQSLEHQGQLKWV encoded by the exons ATGCGTTTCCTACGAAGGATCGCGGGGATCTTCGGGCTCGGGAGGGACGACGCCGCCCACAACGAGGGATCGGACGGCGCGGGCGAAGGGGGCGGCGACGATCGGGCGGCGGAGGGCGCCGCCAGGAGGCGAGGCTTCAGCGTCCAGGTCCCCGTCGCCGTCGatcgctccgccgccgcgggcggcggcggccccgtCCTCGTCCCCAGCGACCTCGGCGATGGCGGAGTCCAG GGGTTCAAGTGGTACACGAGAAGACTAAGAATCGACGAGGATGGCGATGTGGCGGATGAGTTCTTGGATGAGATTTTGCCGGAGATCTCCAGCGACAGCAGCAGGACGCAGATAGCAGCGGCGCCTAAATTCCAGGTGAAGTATAACACCAGACCCATCGCCCTGGCGGTGAGAAAACAGACAGTCGCGCCTAACGGGAATATTTACCAAAGTTTGGAGCACCAAGGTCAGCTAAAATGggtatga